The proteins below are encoded in one region of Clostridium cylindrosporum DSM 605:
- the groL gene encoding chaperonin GroEL (60 kDa chaperone family; promotes refolding of misfolded polypeptides especially under stressful conditions; forms two stacked rings of heptamers to form a barrel-shaped 14mer; ends can be capped by GroES; misfolded proteins enter the barrel where they are refolded when GroES binds) encodes MAKQLIFGEDARRSMQKGVDKLANTVKVTLGPKGRNVVLDKKFGSPLITNDGVTIAREIELEDPYENMGAQLVKEVSTKTNDVAGDGTTTATLLAQAIIREGLKNVTAGANPMLIRQGIKLAVETAVDQIKELSKPVSGKEDIARVAAVSAADEEIGTLISDAMEKVGNEGVITVEESRSMGTELEVVEGMQFDRGYLSAYMVTDTDKMEADIDDAYILITDKKISNIQEILPVLEQIVQQGKKLVIIAEDVEGEALATLVVNKLRGTFTCVAVKAPGFGDRRKEMLQDIAILTGGEVISEELGRDLKEADLSMLGRADSVKISKENTTIVNGRGDKEAIKSRVSQIKSQIEETTSEFDKEKLQERLAKLSGGVAVVKVGAASETELKERKLRIEDALAATKAAVEEGIVPGGGTAYINALSAIEKIEAEGDIKVGVSIIKRALEEPVRQIAENAGVDGAVIVEKVRNSEAGIGFDAYKEEYVDMVKAGIVDPTKVTRSALQNAASVASTFLTTEAAVADIPEKKDAAMPGMPGGMPDMY; translated from the coding sequence ATGGCAAAACAATTAATTTTTGGTGAAGACGCAAGACGTTCAATGCAAAAAGGTGTTGATAAATTAGCTAATACAGTAAAGGTGACACTTGGACCTAAGGGAAGAAATGTTGTACTTGATAAGAAGTTTGGTTCACCACTTATAACAAATGATGGTGTAACAATCGCTAGAGAAATTGAACTAGAAGATCCATATGAAAACATGGGAGCTCAACTAGTTAAGGAAGTTTCAACTAAGACTAATGATGTAGCTGGAGACGGAACTACAACAGCTACACTACTTGCTCAAGCAATTATAAGAGAAGGTCTTAAGAACGTTACAGCAGGGGCTAATCCTATGCTAATCAGACAAGGTATTAAACTTGCTGTTGAAACTGCTGTTGATCAAATAAAGGAACTTTCAAAGCCAGTAAGTGGTAAGGAAGATATAGCTAGAGTTGCTGCTGTATCAGCTGCAGACGAAGAAATAGGAACTCTTATTTCAGACGCTATGGAAAAGGTAGGAAATGAAGGAGTTATAACTGTTGAAGAATCAAGATCAATGGGAACTGAACTTGAAGTAGTTGAAGGTATGCAATTTGACAGAGGATACCTAAGTGCATACATGGTAACTGATACAGATAAAATGGAAGCTGACATTGATGATGCATATATACTTATTACAGATAAGAAGATATCAAACATTCAAGAAATACTTCCAGTTCTTGAGCAAATTGTACAACAAGGAAAGAAGCTAGTTATAATTGCTGAAGACGTTGAAGGTGAAGCACTGGCTACTCTAGTTGTTAATAAGCTAAGAGGAACATTCACTTGTGTTGCTGTTAAGGCACCAGGATTTGGAGATAGAAGAAAAGAAATGCTTCAAGATATAGCTATCCTAACAGGTGGAGAAGTTATTTCAGAAGAACTTGGACGTGATCTTAAGGAAGCTGACCTTTCAATGCTTGGAAGAGCTGATAGCGTTAAGATTTCTAAGGAAAACACTACTATTGTAAATGGTAGAGGAGATAAGGAAGCTATTAAGAGCAGAGTTTCACAAATAAAGAGCCAAATCGAAGAAACTACATCAGAATTCGATAAGGAAAAACTACAAGAAAGACTTGCAAAGCTTTCAGGTGGAGTTGCTGTAGTTAAGGTTGGAGCAGCTAGTGAAACAGAACTTAAGGAAAGAAAGCTTAGAATAGAAGATGCTCTAGCAGCTACTAAGGCAGCTGTTGAAGAAGGTATAGTTCCAGGTGGTGGAACAGCTTATATCAACGCTTTATCAGCTATAGAAAAGATTGAAGCTGAGGGAGATATTAAGGTTGGTGTATCAATTATAAAGAGAGCACTAGAAGAGCCAGTAAGACAAATTGCTGAAAATGCAGGTGTTGATGGTGCAGTTATAGTTGAGAAAGTAAGAAATAGCGAAGCTGGAATCGGTTTCGATGCATACAAGGAAGAATATGTTGATATGGTGAAAGCAGGTATTGTTGATCCAACTAAGGTTACAAGATCAGCACTTCAAAATGCTGCATCAGTAGCATCAACATTCCTTACAACTGAAGCTGCTGTAGCAGATATTCCAGAAAAGAAGGATGCTGCTATGCCAGGAATGCCAGGTGGAATGCCAGATATGTACTAA
- the groES gene encoding co-chaperone GroES: protein MTLRPLGDRVVIKKVEAEETTKSGIVLPGAAKEKPQIAEVIAVGPGGFQNGVEVKMELKVGDKVIFSKYSGNEVKVDGIEYTILKQEDVLAIVE, encoded by the coding sequence ATGACACTAAGACCATTAGGAGACAGAGTTGTTATTAAGAAAGTAGAAGCAGAAGAAACTACAAAGAGTGGAATTGTGCTACCAGGAGCAGCGAAGGAAAAGCCACAAATAGCTGAGGTTATAGCTGTTGGACCAGGAGGATTCCAAAATGGCGTAGAAGTTAAAATGGAACTTAAAGTAGGAGATAAGGTAATTTTCTCAAAATACTCAGGAAATGAAGTTAAGGTTGATGGAATTGAATATACAATACTAAAGCAAGAAGATGTTCTAGCAATAGTAGAATAA
- a CDS encoding ACT domain-containing protein: MEDNKDKYYIVSSNVLPEVFIKVMEVKKILGEGTCDKINDAVKMVGISRSTYYKYKDSIFDLYDERRDNIITVMLMLEHVKGTLSRILDLIAKHNANVLTINQNIPQNNIAMVSLSIEVSNLDESIEELFDSIQSQLGVKSLRVLSKF, encoded by the coding sequence ATGGAAGATAATAAGGATAAGTACTATATTGTTAGTTCTAATGTATTACCTGAGGTTTTTATAAAGGTAATGGAAGTAAAGAAGATTCTAGGCGAAGGCACATGTGATAAGATAAACGATGCAGTAAAGATGGTTGGAATAAGCCGAAGTACATACTACAAGTACAAGGATAGTATTTTTGATCTTTATGATGAAAGGCGAGATAACATCATAACAGTAATGCTAATGCTTGAGCATGTTAAGGGTACATTGTCAAGAATTTTAGACCTTATTGCAAAGCATAATGCAAATGTCTTGACTATTAATCAGAACATACCTCAAAACAATATAGCAATGGTTTCCTTATCAATAGAAGTTTCTAATCTAGACGAAAGTATAGAGGAATTGTTTGATTCTATTCAAAGTCAGTTAGGAGTTAAAAGTCTAAGGGTTTTATCAAAGTTTTAA
- a CDS encoding ECF transporter S component, producing the protein MAQEKLFEQNQNSTIKRSKIFEMVTCSLLIALVFVFTFFVQFTLPFASGGGLIHMGNVMVFVAAIVFGPRRGFIAAAFGMALFDVVSGWASYALITFISKGLMAYIAGTLAYTAGKQGKSVLFNSLGIILGGLVMIAGYYIGEIFMLGSFVAPLANIPGNITQIVIGFVLGLPLASILKRYKYFSNMYGA; encoded by the coding sequence ATGGCACAGGAAAAATTATTTGAACAAAATCAAAACTCTACTATTAAAAGATCAAAAATCTTTGAAATGGTAACATGCTCATTACTTATTGCACTTGTTTTTGTATTTACTTTCTTCGTACAATTTACTCTACCTTTCGCTTCAGGCGGTGGACTTATTCACATGGGTAACGTTATGGTTTTTGTTGCAGCTATTGTATTTGGACCTAGAAGAGGTTTTATAGCAGCTGCATTTGGTATGGCACTATTTGATGTAGTAAGTGGATGGGCTTCTTACGCACTTATTACTTTTATATCAAAGGGTCTAATGGCTTATATCGCAGGCACACTTGCTTACACAGCAGGTAAACAAGGAAAATCTGTTTTATTTAACTCACTTGGAATAATCTTAGGTGGCCTAGTTATGATTGCAGGCTACTATATTGGGGAAATATTTATGTTAGGTAGCTTTGTTGCTCCACTTGCAAACATTCCAGGAAATATAACTCAAATAGTTATAGGATTTGTTCTTGGTTTACCACTTGCATCAATTCTTAAAAGATATAAGTACTTTAGTAACATGTACGGTGCTTAG
- a CDS encoding pyridoxal-phosphate-dependent aminotransferase family protein: protein MRVPLIMTPGPTQVRENVRMARSIECTNPDIDINFKNFYIETCYRIAKFLKTKNLVAVLSGEGILGLEAACASLTEKGDRVLVLDNGVYGGGFKDFAEMYGGEAVVLKSDEKKAFDVDKLKAFLEKDSNFKYATLVHCDTPSGVLNDASTICPLLKEYGIITVVDSVAAMGGEELKVDEWKIDIAIGGSQKAISAPAGLTLLSISDDAFSSMESRKTPIAGFYCNLLMWKNYKENAWFPYTMPISDIYGLRAAIDNILEEEDILIRHEKIASAVRDALKEVGVKLYLESGFSNTVTAIELDSKIHDKTLRDNLAKNYNLLIGGSVAYLEGKVIRIGHMGENAKAQHIIYTLTALQREFEAFGVKLNGNLTQAFINKLNS, encoded by the coding sequence ATGAGAGTACCTTTAATTATGACACCTGGTCCAACTCAGGTTCGTGAAAATGTTAGAATGGCAAGATCAATCGAATGTACTAACCCAGATATCGACATAAACTTTAAAAACTTTTATATAGAAACATGCTACAGAATAGCGAAATTCTTAAAGACAAAAAATCTTGTAGCAGTTCTAAGCGGTGAAGGAATACTAGGACTTGAAGCTGCATGTGCATCTCTTACGGAAAAGGGAGATAGAGTACTAGTGCTTGATAACGGTGTATACGGCGGAGGATTTAAGGACTTTGCTGAAATGTATGGCGGAGAAGCTGTGGTTTTAAAGTCAGATGAGAAAAAAGCTTTTGATGTAGATAAATTAAAAGCCTTTCTTGAAAAGGATTCTAATTTTAAATACGCAACTCTTGTACACTGCGATACCCCATCTGGTGTTTTAAATGATGCATCTACTATATGTCCACTTCTTAAGGAATACGGAATAATAACTGTTGTAGACTCTGTAGCTGCAATGGGTGGAGAAGAATTAAAGGTAGATGAATGGAAAATAGATATTGCTATAGGTGGAAGCCAAAAAGCTATATCAGCACCTGCTGGACTTACGCTTTTATCTATAAGCGACGATGCATTCTCTTCTATGGAAAGCAGAAAAACACCTATAGCAGGATTTTATTGTAACCTTCTTATGTGGAAGAACTACAAGGAGAATGCTTGGTTCCCGTATACTATGCCTATAAGCGATATTTATGGCCTAAGAGCCGCTATTGATAATATTCTTGAAGAGGAAGATATACTTATAAGACATGAAAAGATAGCATCTGCCGTAAGGGATGCTTTAAAGGAAGTAGGAGTTAAGTTATATCTTGAAAGTGGATTCTCAAACACAGTAACAGCTATTGAACTAGATAGCAAAATTCATGACAAGACTCTTCGTGATAACCTTGCTAAGAACTATAACCTTCTGATAGGTGGCTCTGTAGCTTATTTAGAGGGAAAAGTAATAAGAATAGGTCATATGGGTGAAAACGCAAAAGCTCAACATATAATCTATACTCTTACAGCACTTCAAAGGGAATTTGAAGCATTTGGAGTTAAGCTTAATGGAAATTTAACTCAAGCTTTTATTAATAAATTAAATAGTTAG